Proteins encoded by one window of Engraulis encrasicolus isolate BLACKSEA-1 chromosome 23, IST_EnEncr_1.0, whole genome shotgun sequence:
- the LOC134439563 gene encoding glycerophosphocholine cholinephosphodiesterase ENPP6-like, whose protein sequence is MISTTTFTLLLSTLLGSCHAGGKLLVFLIDGLRHDYLDDLESLPGFRAFVENGVKVEYMTPEFPSLSYPNYYSLMTGRNTEEHQMTGNYMWDMDSDKEFLIGTNMDSRLPLWWNGSEPIWVTMEKLQRKVHMYHWPGCEVEILGVRPSLCVPYFQNASEKNFTDAVEQALDALNQDQADMAAVYFEKVDAVGHFFGPNSLQRLGTVLALDAAMQLINQTIEAKNMSENLNIVMFSDHGMSEIINLIELDKHINLTDLIKVLDVGPVVSLWPKPSKFEEIFTVLSAVGNMTTYRKTQIPDRFHYKEGRFVSTLTLVANEGWIITPSISYLPFPANLTGDRAYGAHGYDNTLTEMRGFFVAKGPDFKSNFTSKAIRAVDVYNVMCRSLDIEPLPNNGSMKQVQDMFISTSSCSTRVTQQRCVLTLLLLVLGFLL, encoded by the exons ATGATATCTACCACTACCTTTACTCTCCTTCTTAGCACACTTTTAGGTTCTTGCCATGCAGGTGGAAAACTTTTAGTGTTTCTCATTGATGGACTTCGTCATGACTATCTGGATGATTTGGAAAGTTTGCCAGGCTTCCGGGCATTTGTGGAAAATGGGGTGAAGGTGGAATACATGACCCCAGAATTCCCAAGTTTGTCCTATCCAAACTACTACTCTCTCATGACAG GCCGAAACACAGAGGAGCACCAGATGACTGGGAACTACATGTGGGACATGGACTCTGACAAGGAGTTCCTGATTGGCACCAACATGGACAGCCGCCTGCCCCTGTGGTGGAACGGATCAGAACCGATCTGGGTCACCATGGAGAAATTGCAGAGGAAGGTTCACATGTACCATTGGCCAG GCTGTGAGGTAGAGATCCTTGGAGTGAGGCCCTCCCTCTGTGTGCCGTACTTTCAAAATGCCTCTGAGAAGAATTTTACGGACGCTGTGGAGCAGGCACTGGATGCATTAAA CCAAGACCAAGCAGACATGGCAGCAGTGTACTTTGAGAAGGTGGATGCAGTGGGACACTTTTTTGGGCCCAACTCCCTGCAGAGGCTTGGAACTGTCCTGGCATTGGATGCTGCCATGCAATTAATCAACCAGACTATAGAG GCGAAAAACATGAGTGAGAATCTCAATATTGTTATGTTCTCCGACCACGGCATGTCTGAGATCATAAACCTCATCGAACTGGACAAACATATCAACCTCACTGACCTCATCAAGGTCCTGGACGTTGGGCCGGTTGTGAGCCTGTGGCCAAAGCCGTCAAAGTTCGAAGAG ATATTCACAGTTCTCAGTGCCGTGGGCAACATGACAACTTACCGCAAAACCCAAATTCCTGATCGATTCCACTACAAAGAGGGGAGGTTTGTCTCCACACTGACCCTTGTGGCCAACGAAGGCTGGATCATCACACCA AGCATATCTTACCTGCCTTTCCCAGCAAACCTCACTGGGGACAGGGCGTATGGTGCACACGGCTATGACAACACACTGACAGAGATGAGGGGATTCTTTGTGGCAAAAGGCCCAG ATTTCAAGAGCAACTTCACTTCCAAGGCAATCAGAGCTGTTGATGTCTATAATGTCATGTGTCGCTCCCTGGACATCGAGCCTCTGCCCAATAACGGCTCCATGAAGCAGGTCCAGGACATGTTCATCAGCACCTCGTCCTGTAGTACACGTGTAACCCAGCAAAGGTGTGTCCTGACGCTGTTGCTTCTGGTGTTGGGCTTTCTCCTGTAG